In one window of Kitasatospora sp. MMS16-BH015 DNA:
- a CDS encoding APC family permease, translated as MPADLPKRILIGRALRSDKLGETLLPKRIALPVFASDALSSVAYAPEEILLTLSLAGASAIHFSWQIGVVVAVVMLAVVASYRQNVHAYPSGGGDYEVATVNHGPNSGLVVASALMVDYILTVAVSTTSGVANVVSAVPALRGHELGLSVTLVVLLMGMNLRGVRESGTAFAVPTYAFMAGVIGMLLYGLVRHFGFGAQMHAESAGFHLEATPGNGSLAGFALVFLLLKAFSSGCAALTGVEAISNGVPAFRKPKSKNAATTLLMMATIAVAMFMGIIYLAHLTGTQMAENPAEQLLGAPADYHQKTALAQISEAVFSNFTPGFYFIAGVTGLILVLAANTAFNGFPVLGSILAQDRYLPRQLHTRGDRLAFSNGIILLAVAAILFIVAFGADPNRLIQLYIVGVFVSFNMSQSGMIRHWTRLLRTETDSKKRLHMQRSRAINTFGLVMTMAVLIVVLVTKISHAWIAIATMVVLFVMMKAIRRHYDRVSAELVAAEEPDDVVLPTRVHAIVLVSKLHKPALRALAYARLARAHTLEAVTVNVDPADTAALRKEWDERGIEVPLKVLDSPYREITGPVLEYVKNLRRSSPRDVVSVYIPEYVVGHWYEHLLHNQSALRLKGRLLFKPGVMVTSVPWQLESSERRQPQKAWSAPGAVRRGEPRQQNVRVGVSGGSGASGTSSGPGTPDSAADRSGTADRSKDASS; from the coding sequence ATGCCTGCCGACCTACCGAAACGCATCCTGATCGGGCGCGCCCTCCGCAGCGACAAGCTCGGAGAGACGCTCCTGCCGAAGCGGATCGCGCTGCCCGTCTTCGCCTCCGACGCGCTGTCCTCCGTCGCCTACGCGCCCGAGGAGATCCTCCTCACGCTGTCACTGGCGGGGGCCTCGGCCATCCACTTCTCCTGGCAGATCGGGGTGGTCGTCGCCGTCGTCATGCTGGCGGTGGTGGCCTCGTACCGGCAGAACGTGCACGCCTACCCGAGCGGTGGCGGCGACTACGAGGTCGCCACCGTCAACCACGGGCCGAACTCCGGCCTGGTGGTCGCCAGTGCGCTGATGGTCGACTACATCCTCACCGTGGCGGTCTCCACCACCTCCGGCGTGGCGAACGTGGTCTCGGCGGTGCCCGCGCTGCGCGGGCACGAGTTGGGGCTCTCCGTCACGCTGGTGGTCCTGCTGATGGGGATGAACCTGCGCGGGGTCCGCGAGTCGGGCACGGCCTTCGCCGTGCCGACCTACGCCTTCATGGCCGGCGTCATCGGGATGCTGCTCTACGGGCTGGTGCGGCACTTCGGCTTCGGGGCGCAGATGCACGCCGAGAGCGCGGGCTTCCACCTGGAGGCGACGCCGGGGAACGGCTCGCTCGCGGGCTTCGCACTGGTCTTCCTGCTGCTCAAGGCGTTCTCCTCGGGCTGTGCGGCGCTGACCGGTGTCGAGGCGATCAGCAACGGCGTGCCGGCCTTCCGCAAGCCCAAGAGCAAGAACGCGGCGACCACGCTGCTGATGATGGCCACCATCGCCGTCGCGATGTTCATGGGGATCATCTACCTGGCCCACCTGACCGGGACCCAGATGGCGGAGAACCCGGCCGAGCAACTGCTGGGCGCGCCCGCCGACTACCACCAGAAGACCGCGCTGGCCCAGATCAGCGAGGCCGTATTCTCCAACTTCACCCCGGGCTTCTACTTCATCGCCGGCGTCACCGGGCTGATCCTGGTGCTGGCCGCGAACACCGCCTTCAACGGCTTCCCGGTGCTCGGCTCGATCCTGGCCCAGGACCGCTACCTGCCGCGCCAGCTGCACACCCGCGGTGACCGCCTGGCCTTCTCCAACGGCATCATCCTGCTGGCCGTCGCGGCGATCCTCTTCATCGTGGCCTTCGGCGCCGACCCGAACCGGCTGATCCAGCTCTACATCGTCGGCGTCTTCGTCTCCTTCAACATGAGCCAGTCGGGCATGATCCGGCACTGGACGCGGCTGCTGCGGACCGAGACCGACTCGAAGAAGCGCCTGCACATGCAGCGCAGCCGGGCGATCAACACCTTCGGCCTGGTGATGACCATGGCCGTGCTGATCGTGGTGCTGGTCACCAAGATCAGCCACGCCTGGATCGCGATCGCCACCATGGTGGTGCTCTTCGTGATGATGAAGGCGATCCGCCGCCACTACGACCGGGTCTCGGCCGAGCTGGTCGCCGCTGAGGAGCCGGACGACGTGGTGCTGCCCACCCGGGTGCACGCCATCGTCCTGGTCTCCAAGCTGCACAAGCCGGCGCTGCGCGCCCTCGCGTACGCCCGCCTGGCGCGGGCCCACACGCTGGAGGCCGTCACCGTCAACGTCGACCCGGCCGACACCGCCGCCCTGCGCAAGGAGTGGGACGAGCGGGGGATCGAGGTGCCGCTCAAGGTGCTCGACTCGCCGTACCGCGAGATCACCGGTCCGGTGCTCGAGTACGTCAAGAACCTGCGCCGGAGCAGCCCGCGCGACGTGGTCTCGGTGTACATCCCCGAGTACGTGGTGGGGCACTGGTACGAGCACCTGCTGCACAACCAGAGCGCGCTCCGGCTCAAGGGGCGACTGCTCTTCAAGCCCGGCGTGATGGTCACCTCGGTGCCGTGGCAGCTGGAGTCCTCCGAGCGGCGGCAGCCGCAGAAGGCGTGGTCGGCTCCGGGCGCGGTGCGGCGTGGTGAGCCGAGGCAGCAGAATGTACGGGTCGGGGTTTCGGGCGGCTCGGGTGCATCTGGCACCTCGAGCGGCCCGGGCACTCCGGACTCCGCCGCTGACCGCAGTGGCACCGCCGACCGCAGCAAGGACGCATCCTCGTGA
- a CDS encoding TrkA family potassium uptake protein has protein sequence MHIVIMGCGRVGSALARALEKHGHSVAVVDQDPTAFRRLGAGFNGRRVTGVGFDQDTLREAGIEEAGAFAAVSSGDNSNIIAARVARENFGVEHVAARIYDPRRAEVYQRLGIPTVATVRWTADQMLRRLLPSGAEPLWQDPSGSIQLAEVAYAPSWIGHKLSALEEASGARIAFLTRLGEGVLPTPQMVVQEGDLVHVTLRRADQAAVEAAFAQGPQEGEH, from the coding sequence GTGCACATCGTCATCATGGGCTGTGGGCGCGTGGGCTCCGCCCTCGCGAGAGCGCTCGAGAAACACGGCCACTCGGTGGCCGTCGTCGACCAGGACCCGACGGCCTTCCGCCGGCTGGGCGCCGGGTTCAACGGCCGCCGCGTCACCGGTGTCGGCTTCGACCAGGACACCCTGCGCGAGGCGGGCATCGAGGAGGCCGGCGCCTTCGCCGCCGTCTCCAGCGGTGACAACTCCAACATCATCGCCGCGCGGGTGGCCCGGGAGAACTTCGGCGTCGAGCACGTCGCGGCCCGGATCTACGACCCCCGCCGCGCCGAGGTCTACCAGCGCCTGGGCATCCCGACCGTGGCCACCGTCCGCTGGACGGCCGACCAGATGCTCCGCCGCCTGCTGCCCAGCGGCGCCGAACCGCTCTGGCAGGACCCGAGCGGCTCGATCCAGCTGGCCGAGGTGGCCTACGCCCCGTCCTGGATCGGCCACAAGCTGAGCGCGCTGGAGGAGGCCTCCGGCGCCCGCATCGCGTTCCTCACCCGCCTGGGCGAGGGCGTCCTGCCCACCCCCCAGATGGTGGTGCAGGAGGGCGACCTCGTGCACGTCACGCTGCGCCGGGCCGACCAGGCTGCGGTCGAGGCGGCCTTCGCGCAGGGCCCGCAGGAGGGTGAGCACTGA
- a CDS encoding TrkA family potassium uptake protein has protein sequence MRVAIAGAGAVGRSIAGELLENGHEILLIDKNPNSISVERVPMAEWLLADACEITSLDEAALQRCHVVIAATGDDKVNLVVSLLAKTEYGVPRVVARVNNPKNEWLFNESWGVDVAVSTPRLMSALVEEAVSVGDLVRLMRFSQGNANLVELTLAADTELVGTRVGDVPWPTDTALVTIIREGRVLVPGKDDTLEGGDELLFVAAQEREEELESLLSAVSGAQ, from the coding sequence ATGCGAGTCGCAATTGCCGGAGCCGGTGCCGTCGGCCGCTCAATCGCGGGCGAGCTGCTGGAGAACGGCCACGAGATCCTCCTGATCGACAAGAACCCGAACTCCATCTCGGTGGAGCGGGTGCCGATGGCCGAGTGGCTGCTGGCCGACGCCTGCGAGATCACCTCGCTGGACGAGGCCGCGCTCCAGCGCTGCCACGTGGTGATCGCCGCCACCGGTGACGACAAGGTCAACCTGGTCGTCTCCCTGCTGGCCAAGACCGAGTACGGCGTCCCCCGTGTGGTCGCCCGGGTCAACAACCCGAAGAACGAGTGGCTCTTCAACGAGTCCTGGGGCGTGGACGTCGCCGTCTCCACCCCGCGCCTGATGTCCGCGCTGGTCGAGGAGGCCGTCAGCGTCGGTGACCTGGTCCGCCTGATGCGGTTCAGCCAGGGCAACGCCAACCTGGTCGAGCTCACCCTGGCCGCCGACACCGAGCTGGTCGGCACCCGGGTCGGCGACGTGCCGTGGCCCACCGACACCGCCCTGGTGACCATCATCCGCGAGGGCCGCGTCCTCGTCCCGGGCAAGGACGACACCCTGGAGGGCGGCGACGAGCTGCTCTTCGTCGCCGCCCAGGAGCGCGAGGAGGAGCTGGAGAGCCTGCTCTCCGCCGTCTCCGGCGCCCAGTAG
- a CDS encoding DUF3159 domain-containing protein, which produces MSNLPGGDRAAQTAETSVVGTIEGNAVEMSEAVEHTGAPGAPGAAETVLETPEQAAAREAAASKEAADTVMQAFGGIRGMVDMTLPGLVFILTFNITHQVSTAAWAALGLAGVFVVLRLLRRETIQHAFSGVFGVAIGAWISMKTGKAENFYLPGLLYNVGYCVALAVSALVRWPLVGLMLGPVTGEMFTWRTQNPGRLKAYTKATWAWVVIMGIKPVILFPLYFTHNTTLLGWLKTALGIPALALAMYVTWRILLKAPAPIKAVVEEE; this is translated from the coding sequence GTGAGCAACCTGCCCGGCGGCGACCGCGCCGCCCAGACCGCCGAGACCTCGGTGGTCGGGACGATCGAGGGGAACGCTGTCGAGATGTCCGAGGCCGTCGAGCACACCGGGGCGCCCGGAGCCCCCGGGGCTGCGGAAACCGTCCTGGAGACCCCCGAGCAGGCCGCCGCCCGCGAGGCCGCCGCCTCCAAGGAGGCCGCGGACACCGTGATGCAGGCCTTCGGCGGCATCCGGGGCATGGTCGACATGACCCTGCCCGGCCTGGTCTTCATCCTGACCTTCAACATCACCCACCAGGTGTCCACGGCCGCCTGGGCGGCGCTCGGCCTGGCCGGCGTCTTCGTGGTGCTGCGGCTGCTGCGCCGGGAGACCATCCAGCACGCCTTCAGCGGGGTCTTCGGGGTGGCGATCGGCGCCTGGATCTCGATGAAGACCGGCAAGGCGGAGAACTTCTACCTGCCCGGCCTGCTCTACAACGTCGGCTACTGCGTCGCGCTGGCCGTCTCGGCCCTGGTGCGCTGGCCGCTGGTCGGGCTGATGCTCGGGCCGGTGACCGGCGAGATGTTCACCTGGCGCACGCAGAACCCGGGCCGGCTGAAGGCGTACACCAAGGCCACCTGGGCCTGGGTGGTGATCATGGGCATCAAGCCGGTGATCCTCTTCCCGCTCTACTTCACCCACAACACCACGCTGCTCGGCTGGCTCAAGACGGCCCTGGGCATCCCGGCCCTCGCGCTCGCCATGTACGTCACCTGGCGGATCCTGCTCAAGGCGCCGGCCCCGATCAAGGCCGTGGTCGAGGAGGAGTAG
- a CDS encoding OB-fold nucleic acid binding domain-containing protein, protein MSGDNSSDQPQGRFRRMFSRLTSSTEELQAEELRQDAAESGCTPIASCGDRELVTVAGTLRTVTLRPRAGVPALEAELFDGSDALDVVWLGRRSIVGIEPGRRLVASGRISHARGRRVLFNPRYELRPAGHGSE, encoded by the coding sequence ATGAGTGGTGACAACAGCAGCGACCAGCCGCAGGGCCGCTTCCGGCGGATGTTCAGCCGGCTGACCTCCTCCACCGAGGAGCTCCAGGCCGAGGAGCTGCGCCAGGACGCGGCGGAGTCGGGCTGCACCCCGATCGCCAGCTGCGGGGACCGCGAGCTGGTCACCGTCGCGGGCACGCTGCGCACGGTGACGCTCCGGCCCCGGGCCGGGGTGCCGGCGCTGGAGGCGGAGCTCTTCGACGGCAGCGACGCGCTGGACGTGGTCTGGCTCGGCCGTCGCTCGATCGTGGGAATCGAGCCGGGCCGCCGGCTCGTCGCGAGCGGGCGGATCAGCCACGCGCGCGGGCGCCGGGTGCTCTTCAACCCGCGCTACGAGCTGCGTCCGGCCGGACACGGGAGCGAGTGA
- a CDS encoding response regulator → MTRVLVVDDEPQIVRALVINLKARKYEVDAAHDGASALELAAARHPDVVVLDLGLPDMDGVEVIRGLRGWTRVPIIVLSARHASDEKVEALDAGADDYVTKPFGMDELLARMRAAVRRAEPVAGENDSVVTTETFTVDLAAKKVNREGADVRLTPTEWHLLEVLVRNAGRLVSQTQLLQEVWGPAYRTETNYLRVYLAQLRRKLETDPSHPRHFITEPGMGYRFEA, encoded by the coding sequence ATGACCCGGGTCCTCGTCGTGGACGACGAGCCACAGATCGTCCGCGCCCTGGTGATCAACCTCAAGGCCCGCAAGTACGAGGTGGACGCGGCCCACGACGGCGCGAGCGCCCTGGAGCTGGCCGCCGCCCGCCACCCCGACGTGGTGGTGCTGGACCTCGGGCTGCCCGACATGGACGGCGTCGAGGTGATCCGGGGCCTGCGCGGCTGGACCAGGGTGCCGATCATCGTGCTCTCCGCCCGGCACGCCTCCGACGAGAAGGTCGAGGCGCTGGACGCGGGCGCGGACGACTACGTGACCAAGCCCTTCGGCATGGACGAGCTGCTGGCCCGGATGCGGGCCGCCGTCCGCCGGGCCGAACCGGTGGCGGGGGAGAACGACTCGGTGGTGACCACCGAGACCTTCACCGTCGACCTCGCGGCCAAGAAGGTCAACCGCGAGGGCGCCGACGTCCGGCTCACCCCGACCGAGTGGCACCTGCTGGAGGTGCTGGTGCGCAACGCCGGCCGGTTGGTCAGCCAGACCCAGCTGCTCCAGGAGGTCTGGGGGCCCGCGTACCGGACCGAGACCAACTACCTGCGGGTCTACCTGGCCCAGCTGCGCCGCAAGCTGGAGACCGACCCCTCGCATCCGCGCCACTTCATCACCGAACCGGGCATGGGCTACCGCTTCGAGGCCTGA